In Pseudobacter ginsenosidimutans, the following are encoded in one genomic region:
- a CDS encoding NAD(P)H-binding protein yields the protein MKYVITGASGHISKPIVLQLLSEGHDVTVIGRSAGNLQELTGKGAKAAIGSLDDAAFLTETFKGADAVYLMTPPNYNSQSIKDYIASVGKNYSTALKASGVQYAVVLSSIGAHLSSGVGPVDGIHRLEQELNKLENVNILYLRPAYFYYNLFSNLELIRHQNIIGSNFSAGAGQFPLVHTSDIAAAAAEALLKLDFKGHSVKYVVSDEAGTDQIAATIGKAIGKPGLPWVKFTDDQALQGMQQAGLGEDISNNYVEMGNAIDSGVMSEDYFQNGNGPIGKVKLADFAQEFAAVYNATTPA from the coding sequence ATGAAATACGTTATTACCGGCGCTTCAGGCCATATTTCCAAACCTATCGTACTGCAATTATTGAGTGAAGGCCATGATGTGACTGTGATCGGCCGCTCTGCCGGTAACCTGCAGGAGCTGACCGGCAAAGGCGCGAAAGCAGCCATCGGCTCTTTGGATGATGCTGCATTCTTAACTGAGACTTTCAAAGGTGCCGATGCAGTTTACCTGATGACTCCTCCCAATTACAATTCACAAAGCATCAAGGATTATATTGCATCTGTAGGAAAGAACTATTCAACAGCCCTCAAAGCCTCAGGCGTTCAATATGCAGTTGTGCTCAGCAGTATCGGAGCGCACCTTTCGTCCGGTGTTGGACCTGTTGACGGCATCCATCGGCTGGAGCAGGAACTGAACAAGCTGGAAAACGTAAATATCCTTTATCTCCGTCCGGCCTATTTCTATTATAATCTTTTTTCTAACCTGGAACTGATAAGGCATCAAAATATTATTGGCAGCAATTTCAGTGCAGGCGCCGGCCAGTTCCCGCTGGTGCATACATCGGATATCGCTGCTGCAGCTGCGGAAGCTTTGCTGAAACTGGATTTCAAAGGACATTCCGTGAAATATGTGGTGAGTGATGAAGCAGGAACAGATCAAATTGCAGCTACCATCGGTAAGGCGATTGGTAAACCCGGGCTTCCCTGGGTGAAGTTCACAGATGATCAGGCATTGCAGGGCATGCAACAGGCAGGCTTAGGCGAAGATATTTCCAACAACTATGTTGAAATGGGCAATGCCATCGATTCCGGTGTGATGTCTGAAGATTATTTTCAAAATGGCAATGGCCCCATTGGAAAAGTGAAGCTGGCTGATTTTGCACAGGAGTTTGCGGCAGTATACAACGCAACCACTCCTGCTTAA
- a CDS encoding type 1 glutamine amidotransferase, whose protein sequence is MHIHFIQHVPFESPGYILEWAQDKGFNTSFSRMYENDPFPPVASIDWLVVMGGPMGVHDEAEYPWLAGEKRYTRSAIDAGKKLLGICLGSQLIADVLGARVYKNDQKEIGWWPLQTIDTKHPLTKNFPSQFNVFHWHGDTFDLPPGATLLFSTEACKNQGYLVGTRIAALQFHMEVNESLVAQMMQHGKSELTEAPFIQEETSIFLNTLSMVPDTQLLLSRFLEAFAKL, encoded by the coding sequence ATGCATATCCACTTTATACAACACGTTCCTTTCGAATCTCCCGGATATATCCTGGAATGGGCGCAGGACAAGGGTTTCAACACCAGCTTCAGCAGAATGTATGAGAACGATCCATTCCCTCCCGTTGCTTCGATCGACTGGCTGGTGGTGATGGGCGGACCGATGGGCGTTCATGATGAAGCGGAATATCCCTGGCTGGCCGGAGAAAAAAGATATACCCGCAGCGCCATCGATGCAGGTAAAAAACTGCTGGGTATTTGCCTGGGCTCACAGCTCATCGCCGATGTGCTGGGCGCTCGCGTGTACAAAAATGATCAGAAAGAGATCGGTTGGTGGCCACTCCAAACCATCGATACCAAACATCCGCTCACGAAAAATTTCCCCTCACAGTTCAACGTGTTCCACTGGCATGGAGATACATTCGATTTACCTCCCGGTGCAACCCTGCTCTTCTCTACTGAAGCCTGCAAAAACCAGGGCTACCTGGTGGGCACCAGGATCGCCGCACTGCAATTCCATATGGAAGTGAATGAATCACTGGTTGCACAGATGATGCAGCACGGAAAATCAGAACTGACAGAAGCACCTTTTATCCAGGAAGAGACCAGCATCTTTCTGAATACACTAAGTATGGTGCCTGACACGCAACTGCTGTTGAGCAGATTCCTGGAAGCATTTGCAAAACTCTGA
- a CDS encoding MarR family winged helix-turn-helix transcriptional regulator, giving the protein MKTSESKFRQCFYFASGALARIVEKMASDVWKKVDLSPSHAYVLLLVLDEPGMQPGAIAGQLHLTPSTITRLLEKLESKKLVVRTSEGKLTNVYPTPKAKELQPQLIACAEEFSQHYYKILGKEECDTLIDSITKMADQLDK; this is encoded by the coding sequence ATGAAAACCTCAGAAAGCAAATTCAGACAGTGTTTTTACTTTGCCTCCGGCGCACTGGCCCGCATCGTTGAGAAGATGGCCAGCGACGTTTGGAAGAAGGTAGACCTGAGCCCCAGCCATGCTTATGTGCTGCTGCTGGTGCTGGATGAACCAGGTATGCAGCCAGGGGCCATCGCAGGTCAGCTCCACCTGACACCCTCTACCATCACGCGTTTGCTGGAAAAACTGGAAAGCAAGAAACTGGTGGTGCGTACTTCAGAAGGTAAGCTGACCAATGTGTATCCCACTCCTAAAGCAAAAGAATTGCAACCTCAACTGATCGCCTGTGCTGAAGAATTCAGTCAGCATTATTACAAGATCCTGGGTAAGGAAGAATGCGATACACTCATCGATTCCATTACTAAAATGGCCGATCAACTCGACAAATAA
- a CDS encoding helicase HerA-like domain-containing protein, which yields MADQTAFLQLIKDGYTFKGESFRIGAAILDGNVLTGSDIFLPLKTMNRHGLIAGATGTGKTKTLQVLAEGLSDASVPVLLMDIKGDLSGIAQPGVENDKIKERMVKIGGTYTPSGYPVELMTLSNEKGVRLRATVTEFGPILLSKILDLNDTQQGLVAMIFKYCDDNKMPLLDLKDFTKVLQYVSNEGKADIEKDYGKIATTSTGTILRKVIELQQQGADVFFGEPSFEVDDLMRISDDGRGMISILRVTDMQNRPKLFSTFMLQMLAELYATLPEAGDLDKPKMVMFIDEAHLVFQEATEALLQQIETVIKLIRSKGVGIFFCTQNPQDVPASVLSQLGLKVQHALRAFTAADRKTIRQAAQNYPETEFYKTEDLLTQLGIGEALVTMLNEKGIPTPLVHAMLVSPRSRMDVLSDTEIDSIISKSKLVKKYAETEDTESAYEILNAKIEEATKKSEAESEEKASKKKTVKEEKSTLEKMMDSSVGRQVGRTVANTLTRTLLGALGLGGRSTKKKSSGWF from the coding sequence ATGGCTGACCAGACTGCTTTCCTTCAGTTGATAAAAGACGGTTATACTTTCAAAGGTGAATCCTTCCGTATCGGCGCTGCCATTCTGGATGGCAATGTACTCACGGGTTCGGATATCTTCCTGCCGCTCAAGACGATGAACCGCCACGGTCTCATTGCCGGGGCTACCGGTACCGGTAAAACGAAAACACTCCAGGTGCTGGCCGAAGGCCTCTCGGATGCCAGTGTACCTGTGTTGCTGATGGATATCAAGGGTGATCTCAGCGGCATTGCGCAGCCGGGCGTGGAAAACGACAAGATCAAAGAACGGATGGTGAAGATTGGTGGAACCTACACGCCATCCGGGTATCCGGTGGAGCTGATGACACTTAGTAACGAGAAAGGTGTCCGCCTCCGCGCTACCGTTACCGAATTCGGTCCCATCCTCCTCAGCAAGATCCTCGATCTCAACGATACGCAACAGGGCCTCGTGGCCATGATCTTCAAATATTGCGACGATAATAAAATGCCTTTGCTGGACCTGAAGGACTTTACTAAAGTTCTGCAGTACGTCAGCAATGAAGGCAAGGCCGATATCGAAAAGGATTATGGTAAGATCGCTACCACCAGCACAGGCACTATCCTGCGTAAAGTGATCGAGCTGCAGCAACAGGGCGCCGACGTATTCTTCGGAGAACCTTCCTTTGAAGTGGACGATCTCATGCGCATCAGCGACGATGGCCGCGGCATGATCAGCATCCTCCGTGTAACGGATATGCAGAACCGCCCAAAGCTGTTCAGCACCTTCATGCTGCAGATGCTGGCCGAACTTTATGCCACGCTCCCGGAAGCCGGTGACCTGGACAAACCCAAAATGGTGATGTTCATAGATGAGGCCCACCTGGTATTCCAGGAAGCCACAGAAGCATTGCTGCAACAGATCGAGACGGTGATCAAACTCATCCGCTCCAAGGGCGTGGGTATTTTCTTCTGTACACAAAATCCGCAGGACGTACCTGCCAGCGTGCTGAGCCAGCTCGGTCTGAAAGTACAACACGCCCTGCGCGCCTTCACCGCTGCCGATCGCAAGACCATCAGGCAGGCAGCACAGAACTATCCCGAAACAGAATTCTATAAAACGGAAGACCTGCTCACGCAGCTTGGTATCGGCGAAGCGCTGGTAACGATGTTGAACGAAAAAGGAATTCCCACTCCGTTGGTGCATGCCATGCTGGTTTCTCCCCGCAGCCGCATGGATGTGCTGAGCGATACCGAAATAGACAGTATCATTTCAAAATCCAAACTCGTAAAGAAATACGCAGAAACGGAGGATACGGAGAGCGCTTACGAGATCCTCAATGCCAAGATCGAAGAAGCTACAAAGAAATCCGAAGCAGAATCCGAAGAGAAAGCTTCAAAGAAGAAAACTGTAAAAGAGGAAAAATCTACTTTGGAAAAAATGATGGATAGCTCTGTTGGCCGCCAGGTAGGCAGAACTGTTGCCAATACATTAACAAGAACCTTGCTGGGCGCACTCGGCCTGGGAGGCAGAAGTACCAAAAAGAAAAGCAGTGGCTGGTTCTAA
- a CDS encoding YceI family protein has product MKMKVYLMAMSLAIVASCSRKGADNTIFSVDENKSAIEWKGIASTHFHEGGFKASGTLEINDKNRIVAGNFKIPISSITNFDLPENRKHELLDHLKSSDFFNVVLHPNATFKITKVEDYKEEGTNLNAKVTGNFTMIGRTNNISFPAEINITPEGISVNGKFELNRLQYGMDKYNNPEETLYILPGVKITLRIFCNRS; this is encoded by the coding sequence ATGAAAATGAAAGTTTATTTAATGGCAATGTCACTGGCAATTGTAGCGTCTTGCTCACGAAAAGGCGCAGACAACACTATATTCAGTGTAGATGAAAACAAATCTGCCATAGAATGGAAAGGGATCGCATCAACACATTTTCACGAAGGAGGATTCAAAGCATCCGGCACATTGGAAATTAACGACAAAAACAGGATCGTAGCTGGAAATTTTAAGATCCCCATTTCCAGTATCACCAATTTCGATCTCCCGGAAAACAGAAAACATGAACTGCTGGATCATTTGAAATCTTCCGATTTCTTCAATGTGGTCCTCCATCCCAATGCTACTTTCAAAATAACAAAGGTTGAAGACTACAAGGAAGAAGGAACCAATTTGAATGCGAAAGTAACAGGGAACTTTACAATGATCGGGCGAACAAATAACATTAGCTTTCCTGCTGAAATCAATATAACACCAGAAGGAATTTCTGTCAATGGTAAATTTGAACTGAACCGGCTTCAATACGGGATGGATAAATACAACAACCCAGAAGAGACATTATATATTCTTCCCGGAGTGAAAATCACCCTCAGGATCTTCTGCAATCGTTCCTGA
- a CDS encoding co-chaperone GroES, whose protein sequence is MRLTTENTFKKLIVIGDRVLIRPAKPDERTASGLYLPPGVQEKEKVQQGYVIKTGPGYAIPMPVEDEAWKGTEDQVRYVPLQAKEGDLAIFLLSGATEVLYENEKYYIVPQSAILMLEREEDL, encoded by the coding sequence ATGAGACTTACAACAGAGAATACGTTCAAAAAACTGATAGTGATCGGAGACCGGGTACTGATCCGCCCGGCCAAGCCGGATGAGCGCACTGCCAGTGGATTGTACCTGCCTCCGGGTGTTCAGGAAAAAGAAAAAGTGCAACAGGGTTATGTGATCAAAACAGGTCCGGGATATGCCATTCCCATGCCTGTGGAAGATGAGGCCTGGAAGGGTACGGAAGACCAGGTCCGTTATGTGCCCCTGCAGGCAAAGGAAGGTGATCTGGCCATATTTTTACTGAGTGGGGCAACCGAAGTGTTGTACGAAAATGAAAAGTACTATATCGTTCCCCAAAGCGCCATCCTGATGCTGGAAAGGGAAGAGGATCTTTAG
- a CDS encoding RecQ family ATP-dependent DNA helicase: protein MAYIHSLLKEYFKHDAFRPMQEDIINAVLDREDTLAILPTGGGKSLCFQIPALAQDGLCLVISPLIALMKDQVENLRKKGITAYAIDSGMTRKDVINILKVATESNCKFLYVSPERLETTLFREYLPGLNLCLIAVDEAHCISQWGYDFRPSYLKIAALRDEVGDVPILALTASATPEVQEDICARLDFIGRNIFRTSFARPNLSYSVFNVDSKLSKLRDILEKVPGSSIVYCRSRKRTKQISDQLNVYGIQADCYHAGLTREERNRRQEAWIRNDIRTIVCTNAFGMGIDKPDVRLVVHADPPDCMENYYQEAGRAGRDGKKSYAVLLYDHTDPEELRALPGIRFPRSEDIKKIYTDVMNYIQVPTGLGGGAYYDFELNDLIAKFHPEPRLATYALKAMEQEGWMNYNEQVFIPASVGFITNKDWLYDFEEMHADLEPLIKTLLRTYEGIFDQPVPISEKNIAYLMRSDVETVKLQLRKLHGYAIIEYMPQKDTPQLYLRLNRVRTEELRIDMVQFNKRKQLFEARLDTLLHYIEERKQCRSQQIAQYFGDREADVCGVCDICLDKQKQPLTAEELSQIHQQIRVVIRQRSSTPEQLMAALPGIQKHKLREAIAFLQSEEKINVNAKGEISDRC, encoded by the coding sequence ATGGCCTATATCCATTCATTACTGAAAGAATATTTTAAGCACGATGCCTTCCGCCCCATGCAGGAAGACATCATCAATGCCGTGCTCGATCGTGAAGACACACTGGCCATCCTCCCCACCGGCGGCGGAAAATCATTGTGCTTTCAGATCCCCGCACTCGCGCAGGATGGATTATGCCTTGTGATCAGCCCCCTCATCGCATTGATGAAGGACCAGGTGGAGAACCTTCGCAAGAAAGGGATCACGGCTTATGCCATCGATTCAGGCATGACGCGCAAAGACGTGATCAATATCCTGAAGGTAGCCACCGAAAGCAATTGCAAATTCTTATACGTATCGCCGGAACGGCTGGAAACAACGCTCTTCCGCGAATACCTGCCCGGTCTCAATCTTTGTCTCATTGCAGTGGATGAAGCACACTGTATCTCCCAATGGGGTTATGATTTTCGTCCATCTTACCTGAAGATCGCTGCGCTGCGCGATGAAGTGGGCGATGTGCCCATACTCGCACTAACGGCGTCGGCTACTCCGGAAGTACAGGAAGATATCTGTGCCAGGCTCGATTTCATCGGCAGAAATATTTTCAGGACTTCCTTTGCCCGCCCCAACCTGAGTTACAGTGTTTTCAATGTAGACAGCAAACTCAGCAAGCTCCGCGATATCCTGGAAAAAGTGCCTGGCAGCAGCATCGTGTATTGCCGCAGCCGCAAACGCACCAAACAGATCAGCGACCAGCTAAATGTATACGGCATTCAGGCCGATTGTTATCACGCGGGCCTTACCCGCGAAGAACGTAACCGCCGGCAGGAAGCCTGGATCCGCAACGATATCCGCACTATCGTTTGCACCAATGCCTTCGGCATGGGGATCGATAAGCCCGATGTACGTCTCGTAGTACACGCAGATCCTCCCGACTGCATGGAGAATTATTACCAGGAAGCAGGCCGTGCAGGCCGCGACGGAAAAAAATCCTATGCCGTACTGCTGTATGATCATACCGATCCGGAAGAGCTGCGCGCACTGCCGGGCATCCGCTTTCCCAGGTCGGAAGACATCAAAAAGATCTATACCGATGTGATGAATTATATCCAGGTGCCCACCGGCCTTGGAGGTGGCGCCTATTATGATTTTGAATTGAACGACCTCATCGCCAAATTCCATCCGGAGCCAAGGCTCGCCACTTATGCGTTGAAAGCAATGGAACAGGAAGGATGGATGAATTACAATGAACAGGTGTTCATTCCCGCTTCGGTTGGATTCATCACCAATAAAGACTGGCTCTATGATTTCGAGGAGATGCATGCAGACCTGGAACCACTGATCAAAACACTGTTACGCACATACGAAGGCATTTTTGATCAGCCTGTTCCCATCTCGGAAAAGAACATCGCATACCTCATGCGCAGTGATGTGGAAACGGTAAAACTGCAATTACGCAAACTGCATGGTTATGCGATCATTGAATACATGCCACAGAAAGATACGCCACAACTCTATCTCCGCCTCAATCGCGTGAGAACGGAAGAGCTGCGCATCGATATGGTACAATTCAATAAAAGGAAACAGCTTTTCGAAGCCCGCCTCGATACTTTACTCCATTACATAGAAGAAAGAAAACAATGCCGCAGTCAGCAGATCGCTCAATACTTCGGAGACAGGGAAGCAGACGTTTGTGGTGTTTGCGATATTTGTCTCGATAAACAAAAACAACCGCTGACTGCAGAGGAGCTATCACAGATCCACCAGCAGATCCGCGTAGTGATCAGGCAGCGTTCCAGCACTCCGGAACAACTTATGGCGGCGCTGCCGGGCATCCAGAAGCATAAGCTCCGTGAAGCCATCGCCTTTCTCCAGTCGGAAGAAAAGATAAATGTGAATGCGAAGGGGGAGATCAGTGACCGGTGTTAG
- the ruvB gene encoding Holliday junction branch migration DNA helicase RuvB has protein sequence MSNPNLNTDKNSQSAADKEFENNIRPREIIDFAGQGQIIENLKIFIKAAKMRDEALDHILFHGPPGLGKTTLSRIVANELGVQIKETSGPVIEKPGDLAGLLTNLEPHDVLFIDEIHRLSTVVEEYLYAAMEDYRLDIMIDSGPNARSIQINLNPFTLIGATTRSGLLTAPLLSRFGIKSRLEYYHADTLKQIVLRSSGILNTKITSDAAAEIARRSRGTPRIANGLLRRVRDFAQVLGNGVIDLGITQHALKALNVDEHGLDEMDNRILNTIIEKFKGGPVGITTIATAVGEETGTLEEVYEPFLIQEGFIKRTPRGREATQKAYEHLGKDLRTGGAQSLF, from the coding sequence ATGTCCAATCCAAACTTAAATACTGATAAGAATTCGCAGAGCGCTGCTGACAAGGAGTTTGAGAACAATATCCGGCCCCGGGAGATCATCGATTTTGCCGGGCAGGGCCAGATCATCGAGAACCTGAAGATCTTTATCAAGGCAGCGAAGATGCGTGATGAGGCATTGGACCATATTCTTTTTCATGGTCCTCCCGGTCTTGGTAAGACCACACTGAGCCGCATTGTGGCCAATGAGCTGGGAGTGCAGATCAAGGAAACATCCGGACCGGTGATCGAGAAACCGGGGGACCTTGCGGGATTGCTCACCAACCTGGAGCCGCACGATGTGTTGTTCATCGATGAGATCCACCGACTGAGCACAGTGGTGGAAGAATATCTCTATGCCGCAATGGAAGATTACAGGCTGGACATTATGATCGACAGTGGCCCCAATGCCCGCAGTATCCAGATCAACCTGAATCCTTTCACATTGATCGGCGCTACCACCCGCAGCGGATTGCTCACAGCGCCACTGCTGAGCAGGTTCGGTATCAAATCAAGACTTGAATATTATCATGCAGACACATTGAAGCAGATAGTGCTGCGTTCTTCTGGTATTCTCAATACAAAGATCACTTCAGACGCCGCTGCCGAAATAGCGCGGAGAAGCCGTGGCACTCCACGTATCGCCAACGGATTGCTTCGCCGCGTGCGCGACTTTGCCCAGGTGCTCGGCAATGGCGTTATAGATCTCGGCATCACGCAGCATGCGCTCAAAGCATTGAATGTGGATGAACATGGCCTGGATGAAATGGACAACCGCATCCTCAATACCATCATCGAAAAATTCAAGGGGGGACCGGTAGGCATCACAACCATTGCCACTGCAGTAGGTGAAGAAACAGGCACTTTGGAAGAAGTGTACGAGCCATTCCTCATCCAGGAAGGTTTTATCAAACGCACGCCCCGTGGTCGCGAAGCAACGCAAAAAGCGTATGAGCATCTAGGTAAGGATCTCAGAACGGGAGGTGCACAATCCTTATTTTAA
- a CDS encoding response regulator transcription factor — protein MEGKKPKILLCEDDTNLGSVLKNYLELNDFDVTLERDGRLGLAAFQREKFDLCLLDIMMPHMDGFTLAEEIRDVDPDIPLFFISAKTMKEDIIQGYKLGADDYITKPFDSEVLLLKIKAILKRNEEVTKEQENKEYDLASYHFNPKLRELSHAGKTQTLSPKENELLKMLAEHMNDLLPREQALKKIWGSDTYFNGRSMDVYIAKLRKYLKEDETIEIVNIHGNGFRLVVPVA, from the coding sequence ATGGAAGGAAAGAAACCGAAAATCTTGTTATGTGAAGACGATACGAACCTGGGAAGTGTGTTGAAGAACTATCTTGAACTGAACGATTTCGATGTAACCCTTGAAAGGGACGGGCGCCTCGGGCTGGCTGCCTTCCAGCGTGAAAAGTTCGATCTCTGCCTGCTGGATATCATGATGCCGCATATGGATGGCTTCACACTGGCAGAAGAGATCCGTGATGTAGACCCCGATATTCCACTTTTCTTCATCAGCGCCAAAACGATGAAAGAAGATATCATCCAGGGATACAAACTCGGCGCGGATGATTATATCACCAAACCATTCGACAGCGAAGTGCTGCTCCTGAAAATAAAGGCCATCCTCAAACGAAACGAGGAAGTGACCAAAGAACAGGAGAACAAAGAATATGATCTCGCCAGTTATCATTTCAATCCCAAACTTCGTGAGCTCAGCCATGCCGGCAAAACACAAACCCTTTCTCCCAAGGAGAATGAGTTGCTCAAAATGCTGGCAGAGCATATGAACGACCTGCTCCCCCGCGAACAGGCGCTCAAAAAAATATGGGGCAGCGATACTTACTTCAACGGCCGCAGTATGGACGTGTACATCGCCAAACTGAGGAAATACCTGAAGGAAGATGAAACCATCGAGATCGTGAATATCCACGGTAACGGATTCAGACTGGTAGTGCCTGTTGCATAA
- a CDS encoding thioredoxin family protein: MITTNRKTLDRKYLNNSMDYPGYRKLVDDLLLEGKVTGPQQSESLAHYTKLNVQRMQRIDKTVQLLPEVSVALRAISKPQTWLVITEGWCGDAAQILPALNAMAGENPLIQLRLVLRDENTELIDQYLTDGTSRSIPKLVVLDTETLEEKFNWGPRPAPLQEIYKKMRTEGMDYTAIAQELHAWYAKDKTVHTQKEILKRLIES, from the coding sequence ATGATCACAACAAATAGGAAAACACTCGACAGGAAATACCTGAACAATTCAATGGATTATCCCGGCTACCGAAAACTGGTTGATGATCTGTTGCTGGAAGGAAAAGTGACAGGACCGCAACAATCCGAATCCCTGGCGCATTACACGAAGCTGAACGTGCAACGCATGCAGCGTATCGATAAAACTGTTCAGCTCCTGCCTGAAGTTTCCGTGGCATTGCGCGCCATCAGCAAACCTCAAACCTGGCTGGTGATCACAGAAGGCTGGTGCGGCGATGCTGCGCAGATATTGCCTGCACTCAATGCCATGGCCGGCGAGAATCCGCTGATCCAACTCAGGCTGGTATTGCGCGACGAAAACACGGAGCTGATTGATCAATACCTTACGGACGGCACCAGCCGCAGTATCCCCAAACTGGTAGTACTGGATACAGAAACACTGGAAGAAAAATTCAACTGGGGCCCAAGGCCTGCACCGCTACAGGAAATATACAAAAAGATGAGGACCGAAGGAATGGATTATACAGCCATTGCGCAGGAATTGCACGCATGGTATGCAAAGGACAAAACTGTACACACACAGAAAGAGATATTGAAAAGACTGATAGAATCTTAA